From a region of the Kwoniella mangroviensis CBS 8507 chromosome 1 map unlocalized Ctg01, whole genome shotgun sequence genome:
- a CDS encoding nucleolar protein 16, translating into MANPRQRSKAKSHKSTKPSIHRIRKLHQKQRRAPPLKGPEVLQNGWDKKKTVFQNYAALGLLPSIPIPSSASSSRSQRVKLPIVPAAEEEAQPKVGFGRIIRDEEGNVIDIIIDEDEEVQDQEGNVPFEEDEEEREKVQGKTEVVRQLEALSSTSAPVKRHSSTSEKTWLIKLVQKYNDDYESMARDMKLNVWQKTKGEIKRMITKAGGVEKLRNSS; encoded by the exons ATGGCCAACCCTAGACAGCGATCCAAAGCGAAGTCTCACAAATCTACCAAACCCAGTATCCACAGGATTCGGAAGTTGCATCAGAAGCAGAGACGGGCACCTCCCTTGAAAGGTCCAGAGGTGTTGCAGAACGGTTgggacaagaagaagacggtCTTTCAGAA TTACGCAGCATTAGGTTTATTACCTTCGATTCCCATCCCCTCatcagcctcttcctctcgatctCAACGAGTCAAATTACCAATCGTACCTgctgctgaagaggaagcacAACCGAAAGTGGGTTTCGGTAGGATTataagggatgaagaagggaacgtgattgatatcatcattgatgaggatgaggaggtacaagatcaagaagggaatgtTCCgtttgaagaggatgaggaggagagggagaaggtaCAAGGTAAAACGGAGGTCGTAAGGC AGCTCGAAGCACTGTCATCAACTTCCGCGCCGGTCAAGAGACACAGCTCGACATCCGAGAAGACATGGTTGATAAAACTTGTCCAGAAATACAATGACGATTACGAGAGTATGGCGAGGGATATGAAATTGAACGTATGGCAGAAGACCAAAGgtgagatcaagaggatgatcacCAAAGCTGGTGGGGTAGAGAAATTGAGGAATAgttcttga